In a genomic window of Enterobacter asburiae:
- the ipdC gene encoding indolepyruvate decarboxylase, with amino-acid sequence MRTPYCVADYLLDRLTDCGADHLFGVPGDYNLQFLDHVIDSPDICWVGCANELNASYAADGYARCKGFAALLTTFGVGELSAMNGIAGSYAEHVPVLHIVGAPGTASQQRGELLHHTLGDGEFRHFYHMSEPITVAQAILTEQNACYEIDRVLTTMLRERRPGYLMLPADVAKKAATPPVNALTLRHAHADSACLKAFRDAAENKLAASKRTALLADFLVLRHGLKHALQKWVKDVPMAHATMLMGKGIFDERHAGFYGTYSGSASAGPVKEAIEGADTVLCIGTRFTDTLTAGFTHQLTPSQTIEVQPHASRVGDIWFTGIPMLQAIETLVELCKQHVHEKPAPLSHSAMNFPQPEGSLTQENFWKTLQTFIRPGDIILADQGTSAFGAIDLRLPADVNFIVQPLWGSIGYTLAAAFGAQTACPNRRVIVLTGDGAAQLTIQELGSMLRDKQHPIILVLNNEGYTVERAIHGPEQRYNDIALWNWTQIPQALSLDPQAQCWRVSEAEQLADVLEKVAHHERLSLIEVMLPKADIPPLLGAITKALEARNSA; translated from the coding sequence ATGCGTACCCCGTACTGCGTCGCCGATTACCTGCTGGACCGTCTTACAGATTGTGGAGCCGATCATCTGTTTGGCGTGCCGGGCGACTATAACCTGCAGTTTCTCGACCACGTGATAGACAGCCCGGATATCTGCTGGGTGGGCTGTGCCAACGAATTAAACGCCTCTTATGCCGCTGACGGATATGCCCGCTGTAAGGGCTTCGCGGCGCTGCTGACGACGTTTGGCGTAGGGGAGTTAAGTGCCATGAACGGCATTGCGGGCAGCTATGCCGAGCACGTTCCGGTACTGCATATCGTTGGGGCGCCGGGCACGGCTTCTCAGCAAAGAGGGGAGCTGCTGCACCATACGCTGGGCGATGGTGAGTTCCGTCATTTTTACCATATGAGCGAACCGATCACCGTTGCGCAGGCGATCCTGACTGAACAAAACGCCTGTTATGAAATTGACCGGGTACTGACGACCATGCTCCGGGAACGTCGCCCCGGCTATCTTATGTTACCTGCCGATGTGGCAAAAAAAGCCGCCACGCCGCCTGTAAACGCTCTCACGCTTCGGCATGCCCATGCCGATAGCGCCTGCCTGAAAGCGTTCCGGGATGCCGCGGAAAATAAACTGGCTGCCAGCAAACGTACCGCGCTGTTAGCGGATTTCCTTGTTCTGCGCCATGGGCTGAAGCATGCGCTACAGAAGTGGGTGAAGGACGTACCGATGGCACACGCCACCATGCTGATGGGCAAAGGCATATTCGACGAACGTCACGCCGGCTTTTACGGCACTTACAGCGGTTCGGCAAGCGCCGGCCCGGTAAAAGAGGCGATAGAGGGGGCGGACACGGTGCTGTGCATCGGCACGCGATTTACCGATACCCTGACGGCTGGCTTCACCCATCAGTTAACCCCGTCGCAAACGATAGAGGTTCAGCCTCATGCTTCACGCGTCGGTGATATCTGGTTTACCGGCATCCCAATGCTTCAGGCAATTGAAACGCTGGTGGAGCTGTGCAAACAGCATGTTCACGAGAAGCCAGCTCCCTTGTCCCATAGCGCGATGAACTTCCCTCAACCGGAGGGATCGCTTACCCAGGAGAATTTCTGGAAAACGCTGCAAACGTTTATTCGCCCGGGAGATATCATCCTTGCCGATCAGGGGACCTCGGCCTTCGGCGCGATTGACCTGCGTTTGCCTGCCGACGTGAATTTTATCGTCCAGCCGCTGTGGGGCTCGATCGGCTACACCCTTGCCGCGGCGTTCGGCGCACAAACGGCTTGCCCGAACCGGCGCGTGATTGTGCTGACGGGTGATGGCGCGGCGCAGCTGACCATTCAGGAGCTCGGGTCAATGTTGCGTGATAAACAACACCCCATCATCCTGGTGCTCAACAACGAAGGATACACGGTTGAAAGGGCAATTCACGGGCCGGAACAGCGTTACAACGACATTGCGCTATGGAACTGGACGCAAATCCCGCAGGCCCTGAGCCTCGATCCTCAGGCTCAGTGCTGGCGGGTCAGTGAAGCGGAGCAACTGGCGGACGTTCTGGAGAAAGTGGCGCACCACGAGCGGCTCTCGCTGATTGAGGTGATGCTGCCAAAAGCGGACATCCCGCCGCTGCTGGGAGCGATTACCAAAGCGCTGGAAGCGCGCAATAGCGCCTGA